From a region of the Candidatus Eisenbacteria bacterium genome:
- the kdpB gene encoding potassium-transporting ATPase subunit KdpB — protein sequence MTQSKARPLLDPEIVRGAIVASFAKLDPRHQVRNPVMFVVLVGSVITTVLFVQALGGHGEAPAGFILAVSLWLWFTVLFANFAEAMAEGRGKAQADALRKARRDIVARKLDRAPSNGSFDPTRAKFTSVTSADLRKGNLVFVEAGEFIPSDGEITIGIASVDESAITGESAPVIREAGGDRSAVTGGTRVLSDWLVITITSDPGETFLDRMIAMVEGAKRQKTPNEIALNILLAGFTIIFLLATVTLLPFSIYSVNEVGQGAPITVTVLAALLVCLIPTTIGGLLSAIGIAGMDRMIQSNVIAMSGRAVEAAGDVDVLLLDKTGTITLGNRQATAFMPADGVSVEKLADAAQLASLADETPEGRSIVVLAKERYGLRERDIHALGATFVPFSAQTRMSGADLNGRQVRKGASDAIEEYVKALGGHFPAVVHTSVETIAREGGTPLVVAEGAQVMGVIQLKDIVKTRIKDRFAELRRMGIKTVMITGDNPLTAASIAAEAGVDDFLAQATPEKKLDLIREHQRGGRLVAMTGDGTNDAPALAQADVAVAMNTGTQAAKEAGNMVDLDSNPTKLIEIVEIGKQLLMTRGALTTFSIANDVAKYFAIIPAAFATTYPVLNRLNVMGLATPQSAILSAVIFNAIIIILLIPLALRGVRYRAVGASVLLRDNLLIYGLGGIVAPFIGIKAIDMLLVGLGLA from the coding sequence ATGACACAATCCAAGGCTCGTCCCCTCCTGGACCCAGAGATCGTGCGCGGCGCCATCGTGGCGTCGTTCGCGAAGCTCGACCCGCGCCATCAGGTGCGAAACCCCGTGATGTTCGTCGTGCTCGTCGGCAGCGTCATCACGACCGTGCTCTTCGTGCAGGCGCTCGGTGGTCACGGCGAGGCGCCCGCCGGCTTCATCCTCGCGGTGTCGCTCTGGCTGTGGTTCACCGTGCTCTTCGCGAACTTCGCCGAGGCGATGGCCGAGGGCCGCGGCAAGGCGCAGGCCGACGCGCTCCGCAAGGCGCGCCGCGACATCGTCGCGCGAAAGCTCGACCGAGCTCCCTCGAACGGCTCCTTCGACCCCACGCGCGCCAAGTTCACGTCGGTGACCAGCGCGGACCTACGGAAGGGCAACCTCGTCTTCGTCGAGGCGGGCGAGTTCATCCCGAGCGACGGGGAGATCACGATCGGCATCGCGTCGGTCGACGAGAGCGCCATCACCGGGGAGAGCGCACCCGTGATCCGCGAGGCCGGCGGCGACCGGAGCGCTGTCACGGGGGGCACGCGCGTCCTCTCCGACTGGCTCGTCATCACGATCACGAGCGACCCGGGCGAAACATTCCTCGACCGGATGATCGCGATGGTGGAGGGCGCCAAGCGGCAGAAGACGCCGAACGAGATCGCCCTCAACATCCTGCTGGCCGGGTTCACGATCATCTTCCTGCTCGCGACCGTGACGCTGCTGCCGTTCTCGATCTACAGCGTGAACGAGGTCGGGCAGGGGGCGCCGATCACGGTGACCGTGCTGGCGGCGCTCCTCGTCTGCTTGATCCCGACCACCATCGGCGGGCTCCTCTCCGCCATCGGCATTGCCGGCATGGACCGCATGATCCAGTCGAACGTCATCGCGATGTCGGGCCGCGCCGTCGAGGCGGCCGGCGACGTCGACGTGCTCTTGCTGGACAAGACCGGCACGATCACGCTCGGCAACCGGCAGGCCACGGCCTTCATGCCGGCCGACGGCGTGAGCGTCGAGAAGCTCGCCGACGCCGCGCAGCTCGCCTCGCTCGCCGACGAGACGCCCGAGGGCCGCAGCATCGTCGTCCTCGCCAAGGAGAGGTACGGGCTCCGCGAGCGGGACATCCACGCGCTCGGAGCCACCTTCGTGCCCTTCAGCGCCCAGACCCGCATGAGCGGCGCCGACCTGAACGGCCGCCAGGTACGCAAAGGCGCATCCGACGCGATCGAGGAATACGTGAAGGCGCTGGGCGGGCATTTCCCGGCCGTCGTCCACACGAGCGTCGAGACGATCGCACGCGAGGGCGGGACGCCGCTCGTCGTGGCCGAGGGCGCACAGGTCATGGGCGTCATCCAGCTGAAGGACATCGTCAAGACGCGCATCAAGGACCGCTTCGCCGAGCTCCGGCGCATGGGCATCAAGACGGTCATGATCACCGGCGACAACCCGCTGACGGCCGCATCGATCGCCGCCGAAGCCGGCGTCGACGACTTCCTCGCGCAGGCCACGCCCGAGAAGAAGCTCGACCTCATCCGCGAGCATCAGCGCGGCGGCCGGCTCGTCGCCATGACGGGCGACGGGACCAACGACGCCCCCGCGCTCGCCCAGGCGGACGTCGCCGTCGCGATGAACACCGGAACCCAGGCCGCGAAGGAAGCCGGCAACATGGTCGACCTCGACTCGAACCCGACCAAGCTGATCGAGATCGTCGAGATCGGGAAGCAACTCCTGATGACTCGCGGCGCGCTCACCACCTTCAGCATCGCGAACGACGTCGCGAAGTACTTCGCGATCATCCCGGCGGCCTTCGCGACCACCTATCCGGTCCTCAACCGCCTGAACGTGATGGGCCTCGCGACTCCGCAGAGCGCCATCCTCTCGGCCGTCATCTTCAATGCCATCATCATCATCCTCCTGATCCCCCTCGCGCTGCGCGGCGTACGCTATCGGGCGGTCGGGGCGTCCGTCCTCTTGCGCGACAACCTGCTCATCTACGGCCTCGGCGGCATCGTCGCACCCTTCATCGGCATCAAGGCGATCGACATGCTGCTGGTAGGGCTCGGGCTCGCCTGA
- a CDS encoding sigma-54 dependent transcriptional regulator yields the protein MPTILIVDDEKNIRTHLASVVERAGYRALVAADGTDALRRLEREAVDLVLSDVRMPGLDGMTLLRELRSRRPEALVILMTAFATVAGAVEAMREGAHDYLVKPFSMDEVEVVIARALEVQGLRRENRSLRRAVDPPALLESANPAMRRVLETALQAAASDATVLLGGESGTGKNVLARAIHDWSPRRTRPFVVIACTTLADHLLESELFGHVRGAFTGAWKDKPGRLERAQGGTVFLDEVGELPPELQAKLLRFLEERQFERVGGADTIEVDARVVAATNRDLEAEVHAGRFREDLFFRLNVIGLRLPPLRERPEDLPALVDHLLGTLRVRHARPDVALAPAAREALLASRWPGNVRELVNVLERALVLCRGDAVQVEDLPDHVTRPGPPPPTGGTSSLEDMERRHVQTVLAESATLEEAAARLGINVTTLWRKRKRWNLD from the coding sequence ATGCCGACCATCCTCATCGTCGATGACGAGAAGAACATCCGGACGCACCTCGCGAGCGTCGTGGAGCGGGCGGGCTACCGTGCCCTCGTGGCCGCCGACGGGACCGATGCCCTGCGCCGGCTCGAGCGGGAGGCGGTCGACCTCGTGCTGTCCGACGTGCGCATGCCCGGCCTCGACGGGATGACGCTCCTGCGCGAGCTGCGGAGCCGGCGACCCGAGGCGCTCGTCATCCTCATGACGGCCTTCGCGACGGTCGCGGGAGCGGTCGAAGCCATGCGCGAGGGCGCTCACGACTACCTCGTGAAGCCTTTCTCGATGGACGAGGTCGAGGTCGTGATCGCGCGCGCGCTCGAGGTGCAGGGGCTCCGGCGGGAGAATCGCAGCCTGCGGCGCGCGGTCGATCCTCCTGCGCTCCTCGAGTCGGCGAATCCGGCGATGCGGCGCGTGCTCGAGACGGCGCTACAGGCGGCGGCGTCCGACGCGACCGTGCTGCTCGGCGGCGAGAGCGGAACGGGAAAGAACGTGCTCGCGCGCGCGATCCACGATTGGAGCCCGCGCCGCACGCGGCCGTTCGTCGTGATCGCGTGCACGACGCTCGCCGATCACCTCCTCGAGAGCGAGCTTTTCGGACACGTGCGAGGAGCCTTCACGGGTGCCTGGAAGGACAAGCCCGGTCGCCTCGAGCGCGCGCAGGGGGGCACGGTCTTCCTCGACGAGGTTGGCGAGCTGCCGCCCGAGCTGCAGGCGAAGCTGCTCCGCTTCCTGGAGGAACGGCAGTTCGAGCGCGTCGGCGGGGCGGACACGATCGAGGTCGACGCACGCGTCGTAGCGGCGACGAACCGGGACCTCGAAGCCGAGGTGCATGCAGGGCGCTTCCGCGAAGACCTCTTCTTCCGCTTGAACGTGATCGGGCTCCGGCTTCCGCCTCTCCGGGAGCGTCCCGAGGACCTGCCGGCGCTCGTCGATCACCTGCTCGGCACGCTGCGGGTCCGTCACGCGCGCCCCGACGTCGCGCTCGCCCCGGCCGCACGCGAGGCCCTTCTGGCGTCGCGCTGGCCCGGCAACGTGCGCGAGCTGGTGAACGTTCTCGAGCGCGCGCTCGTGCTCTGCCGCGGCGACGCGGTACAGGTGGAGGACCTGCCCGATCACGTGACGCGCCCGGGCCCGCCTCCGCCGACTGGCGGGACGTCGTCGCTCGAGGACATGGAGCGGCGGCACGTGCAGACCGTGCTCGCCGAGTCGGCGACGCTCGAAGAGGCGGCGGCGCGGCTCGGCATCAACGTCACGACGCTCTGGCGCAAGCGCAAGCGCTGGAACCTCGACTGA
- the kdpC gene encoding potassium-transporting ATPase subunit KdpC, with protein sequence MKQLRPALMSLALLTILTGVVYPLVVTGIAQVLFPSQANGSLIVKDGQPVGSALIGQPFDDPKYFWSRLSATSPVAYNGAVSSGSNLGPLNDALVDAVKARVDALKNADPANPRPIPVDLVTASGSGLDPHISPAAATYQVARVARVRGLPEATVEGLVTRHTHGRQLGMLGEPVVDVLALNLALDAATK encoded by the coding sequence ATGAAACAACTCCGTCCAGCCCTGATGTCCCTCGCGCTGCTGACGATCCTCACGGGAGTCGTCTATCCGCTCGTCGTGACCGGCATCGCCCAGGTGCTCTTCCCGTCGCAGGCGAACGGCAGCCTGATCGTGAAGGACGGCCAGCCCGTCGGCTCGGCCCTGATCGGTCAACCCTTCGACGATCCGAAGTACTTCTGGAGCCGGCTCTCGGCGACCTCGCCAGTCGCGTACAACGGCGCCGTGTCCTCGGGATCGAACCTGGGTCCGCTGAACGACGCGCTCGTGGACGCGGTGAAGGCGCGCGTCGACGCCTTGAAGAACGCCGATCCGGCGAACCCGCGGCCCATTCCGGTCGATCTCGTCACCGCGTCCGGAAGCGGGCTCGACCCGCACATCAGTCCGGCTGCCGCCACCTATCAGGTGGCCCGCGTGGCGCGGGTGCGCGGGCTCCCCGAGGCGACGGTCGAAGGGCTCGTCACGCGCCACACGCACGGTCGCCAGTTGGGGATGCTCGGTGAGCCCGTGGTCGACGTTCTGGCGTTGAACCTCGCGCTGGACGCCGCGACCAAGTAG
- the kdpA gene encoding potassium-transporting ATPase subunit KdpA, producing the protein MTANAFLQLGLYLVVLLALAKPLGGYMARVYEGQPTFLGPVLGPIERLIYRLCGVRPDDGMTWKTYAVAMMLFNLLGLLVVYLLQRLQGFLPLNPQEFAAVTPDSSFNTAVSFATNTNWQGYGGEATMSYLTQMLGLNVQNFVSAAAGMATLVAFIRGFRNVTTKDIGNFWVDLTRSTLYILLPLALVLALVQVSQGVVQNFSAYKTVPLLQPTSMTTPVTDADGNPVLDEQGQPKTETKAVTEQTLPMGPAASQVAIKQLGTNGGGFFNVNSSHPYENPTPLSNFFEMLAILLIGAALCYTFGVMVHDTRQGWAVLAAMTAIFIVLLALCVWAEYQGNPRIAALGVDTVASNLSPGGNMEGKEVRFGVANSALWATATTAASNGSVNAMHDSFTPLGGLVPLFMMQLGEVIYGGVGSGLYGMLVFAIIAVFVAGLMVGRTPEYLGKKIEAYEMKMASLVILIPPIVVLGFTALGVATEAGLAGRFNKGAHGFSEILYAFSSMGNNNGSAFAGLGANNPFYNTSGGIAMLFARYWLAIPTLAIAGSLAQKKVVPASPGTLPTHTALFVVMLIGVVIIVGALTFIPALALGPIVEHLMMTA; encoded by the coding sequence ATGACCGCCAACGCATTCCTGCAGCTCGGACTCTACCTCGTCGTCCTTCTCGCGCTTGCGAAGCCGCTCGGCGGCTATATGGCGCGCGTCTACGAGGGCCAGCCCACGTTCCTCGGTCCGGTTCTCGGGCCCATCGAGCGTCTCATCTATCGACTGTGCGGCGTCCGTCCGGACGACGGCATGACGTGGAAGACGTACGCGGTCGCGATGATGCTCTTCAATCTGCTCGGCCTCCTCGTCGTCTATCTCCTGCAGCGCTTGCAGGGATTCCTGCCTCTCAACCCGCAAGAGTTCGCCGCCGTGACGCCGGACTCGTCGTTCAACACGGCCGTCAGCTTCGCGACCAACACGAACTGGCAGGGGTACGGCGGCGAGGCCACGATGAGCTACCTGACGCAGATGCTCGGCCTCAACGTGCAGAACTTCGTCTCCGCCGCGGCCGGGATGGCGACGCTCGTCGCGTTCATCCGCGGCTTCCGCAACGTCACGACCAAGGACATCGGCAACTTCTGGGTCGACCTCACGCGCAGCACCCTCTACATCCTGCTCCCCCTCGCGCTCGTGTTGGCGCTCGTGCAGGTCTCCCAGGGAGTCGTGCAGAACTTCTCCGCCTACAAGACGGTCCCGCTCCTCCAGCCGACGTCCATGACGACGCCCGTGACGGACGCCGACGGCAACCCCGTGCTCGACGAGCAGGGCCAGCCGAAGACGGAGACGAAGGCGGTGACGGAGCAGACGTTGCCCATGGGCCCAGCCGCGTCGCAGGTGGCGATCAAACAGCTCGGCACGAACGGCGGCGGATTTTTCAACGTCAACTCGTCCCATCCCTACGAGAACCCGACGCCGCTCTCCAACTTCTTCGAAATGCTCGCCATCCTGCTGATCGGTGCGGCGCTCTGCTACACGTTCGGCGTCATGGTCCACGACACGCGCCAGGGCTGGGCGGTGCTCGCGGCCATGACGGCGATCTTCATCGTCCTGCTCGCGCTCTGCGTGTGGGCCGAATACCAGGGCAATCCGAGGATCGCGGCGCTCGGGGTCGACACCGTCGCGAGCAACCTCTCGCCCGGCGGCAACATGGAGGGCAAGGAGGTGCGCTTCGGCGTCGCCAACTCGGCGCTCTGGGCCACCGCCACGACCGCCGCCTCGAACGGTTCGGTGAACGCGATGCACGACTCGTTCACCCCGCTCGGCGGCCTGGTTCCGCTGTTCATGATGCAGCTGGGAGAGGTGATCTACGGCGGCGTCGGCTCGGGGCTCTACGGCATGCTCGTGTTCGCGATCATCGCGGTGTTCGTCGCCGGGCTCATGGTCGGGCGCACGCCGGAGTACCTGGGAAAGAAGATCGAGGCCTACGAGATGAAGATGGCCTCGCTCGTCATCCTGATCCCACCCATCGTCGTGCTCGGATTCACCGCGCTCGGCGTTGCGACGGAGGCCGGTCTCGCAGGGCGCTTCAACAAGGGCGCCCACGGCTTCAGCGAGATCCTCTATGCGTTCAGCTCGATGGGCAACAACAACGGCAGCGCCTTCGCCGGGCTCGGCGCCAACAATCCCTTCTACAACACGAGCGGTGGGATCGCGATGCTGTTCGCACGCTACTGGCTCGCCATTCCGACGCTCGCCATCGCCGGCTCGCTCGCGCAGAAGAAGGTCGTTCCGGCGAGCCCCGGCACGCTCCCGACGCACACGGCGCTCTTCGTCGTGATGCTGATCGGAGTCGTGATCATCGTGGGCGCCCTCACCTTCATTCCCGCCCTCGCGCTCGGCCCCATCGTCGAGCACCTCATGATGACTGCGTGA
- a CDS encoding ATP-binding protein codes for MPSRTSDDARRPSPEALLATAARETRARLKIFVGAAPGVGKTYAMLQAARQRRAEGIVVVVGVVETHGRSETTALLEGLEVIPRRAIPYRGQMLAEMDLDALLARRPELAVVDELAHTNAPGSRHPKRYLDVQELLDAGIDVYTTVNIQHLESLNDVVAQITGVRVRETVPDAILDRADEVQLIDLPPEELLQRLRDGKVYVPQQAERALEHFFQPANLTALRELALRETAEHVDEQVQTHRRARGVAEPWGVAERLLVAVGGGALSERLVRITRRIAERRDAPWMAVFVEPSRFHEASEEERARPAQVLALVKRLGGEALTVPGDDVAGELVRVAREHDATEIIVGRPVRPAWHALRGRSVVDRVIRLSESIDVRVVSGGAEAVAPAPPPRRWGSPRRYAMAGGIVVAAGLIARGLQLVLPLPDPGMVFLAAVLVSAIATGLGPSIAASIVALLVYDFFFVEPYYTFTVAKPQDILSLMVFLVVAVVLSELTSRVRAQAEAARRREARMTALRAFAGEMAAAATLADVVGRTVQHVSRVLGAPAAVLLPEGERLTVQGIDPPGTELDEPERGTAAWVWQHDQPAGRGTDTLPGGGWLHVPLSTARGAVGVLALRATADQVLPLEQRQLLEAFAGQAAVAIERSRIDVVLAEKAKTEAVIESIEDGLVVLDHTGHVVHVNEVACAILGVERAQALGTAFAELGSNHPHYLRLRGVVANLLAHPEQPHEPVELALYLRGRDHYFVLRPTPLHLPGGGPAGLIVVLQDVTYLRDQEARREQLMATLSHELRTPLQSLRLATDLLDRSGTSADGPPAELVAAAREDVARLEDVAARLLDVSRSRAMSIALERRDLDLPDVVTRVVRLFALQARERDVTVTPAIAEGNLRLAGDPTKITWALSNLIANALRYTPRGGRITVEAGAANGAVRLVVADTGPGIPPELRERIFERFVQGGGDTEPGAAGLGLAIVRDIVQAHGGRVFVESEVGHGTRFTIELPRG; via the coding sequence GTGCCCTCTCGCACCTCGGATGACGCCCGGCGTCCGTCGCCCGAGGCCCTGCTAGCGACGGCGGCGCGAGAGACGCGCGCGCGGCTCAAGATCTTCGTCGGGGCGGCGCCGGGGGTAGGCAAGACCTACGCGATGTTGCAGGCCGCGCGCCAGCGGCGGGCGGAGGGCATCGTCGTCGTCGTCGGCGTCGTCGAGACGCACGGGCGCTCCGAGACCACGGCGTTGCTCGAGGGTCTCGAGGTCATCCCGCGCCGCGCCATCCCATATCGCGGGCAGATGCTCGCCGAGATGGACCTCGACGCCCTGCTCGCGAGACGGCCCGAGCTGGCGGTGGTCGACGAGCTCGCGCACACGAACGCGCCCGGTAGCCGGCATCCGAAGCGCTACCTCGACGTCCAGGAGCTTCTCGACGCGGGCATCGACGTCTACACGACGGTCAACATCCAGCACCTCGAGAGCCTGAACGACGTCGTCGCGCAGATCACGGGCGTGCGCGTCCGCGAGACGGTGCCGGACGCGATCCTCGATCGCGCCGACGAGGTCCAGCTGATCGACCTTCCGCCCGAAGAGCTGCTCCAACGCTTGCGCGACGGCAAGGTCTACGTGCCCCAGCAGGCCGAGCGCGCGCTCGAGCACTTCTTCCAACCCGCCAACCTGACAGCGCTGCGAGAGCTCGCGCTGCGGGAGACGGCCGAGCACGTCGACGAGCAGGTGCAGACGCATCGCCGGGCGCGCGGCGTCGCGGAGCCCTGGGGCGTCGCGGAGCGGCTGCTCGTGGCGGTCGGTGGCGGCGCCCTCTCGGAACGGCTCGTCCGCATCACGCGGCGGATCGCCGAGCGGCGTGACGCGCCATGGATGGCCGTCTTCGTCGAGCCGTCGCGCTTCCATGAGGCGTCCGAGGAGGAGCGCGCGCGGCCGGCGCAGGTGCTCGCACTGGTGAAGCGGCTCGGCGGCGAGGCGCTGACCGTGCCGGGGGACGACGTCGCCGGGGAGCTCGTCCGCGTCGCGCGCGAGCACGACGCGACGGAAATCATCGTCGGACGCCCGGTTCGCCCCGCTTGGCACGCGCTGCGCGGCCGCTCTGTCGTGGACAGGGTCATTCGTCTCAGCGAGTCGATCGACGTGCGCGTGGTGTCCGGAGGCGCCGAGGCGGTCGCGCCGGCGCCGCCGCCGCGGCGCTGGGGTAGCCCGCGCCGCTATGCGATGGCGGGCGGCATCGTCGTCGCCGCGGGCCTCATCGCGCGCGGGCTCCAGCTCGTCTTGCCGCTCCCCGATCCGGGCATGGTGTTCCTGGCCGCGGTGCTCGTGAGCGCGATCGCAACGGGGCTCGGGCCGTCGATCGCCGCCTCGATCGTCGCGCTCCTCGTGTACGACTTCTTCTTCGTCGAGCCGTACTACACGTTCACGGTCGCAAAACCCCAGGACATTCTCTCCCTCATGGTGTTCCTCGTGGTGGCCGTGGTCCTCTCCGAGCTCACCTCGCGCGTGCGGGCGCAAGCGGAAGCGGCGCGGCGACGCGAAGCGCGGATGACCGCCCTGCGGGCGTTCGCCGGCGAAATGGCCGCCGCGGCGACCCTCGCAGACGTCGTCGGGCGGACCGTCCAGCACGTGAGCCGGGTGCTCGGGGCGCCGGCGGCGGTGCTGCTCCCCGAGGGCGAGCGTCTCACCGTGCAAGGCATCGATCCTCCGGGGACGGAGCTCGATGAGCCCGAGCGGGGGACGGCCGCGTGGGTGTGGCAGCACGACCAGCCGGCCGGGCGGGGGACGGACACGCTGCCCGGGGGCGGGTGGCTGCACGTGCCCCTGTCGACGGCGCGCGGCGCGGTCGGGGTGCTCGCGCTGCGCGCGACCGCGGACCAGGTGCTTCCGCTCGAGCAGCGCCAGCTCCTCGAAGCGTTCGCGGGGCAGGCCGCCGTCGCGATCGAGCGCAGCCGCATCGACGTCGTCCTCGCCGAAAAGGCGAAGACGGAGGCGGTCATCGAGAGCATCGAGGACGGCCTCGTGGTTCTCGATCACACGGGGCACGTGGTCCACGTGAACGAGGTGGCGTGCGCGATCCTCGGCGTCGAGCGGGCGCAGGCGCTCGGAACCGCGTTCGCCGAGCTCGGCTCGAATCACCCGCACTACCTGCGGCTGCGCGGAGTGGTGGCCAACCTCCTCGCGCACCCCGAGCAGCCTCACGAGCCGGTCGAGCTCGCGCTCTACCTGCGCGGGCGCGACCACTACTTCGTGCTGCGCCCGACGCCACTCCATCTCCCCGGCGGCGGGCCCGCGGGGCTGATCGTCGTCCTCCAGGACGTCACCTATCTGCGCGACCAGGAGGCACGCCGCGAGCAGCTCATGGCGACGCTGTCCCACGAGCTCCGCACCCCGCTCCAATCGCTTCGGCTGGCGACCGACCTGTTGGACCGGTCGGGCACCTCGGCCGACGGGCCGCCCGCGGAGCTCGTCGCGGCCGCGCGCGAGGACGTGGCGCGGCTCGAGGACGTGGCGGCGCGGCTCCTCGACGTGTCGCGGTCGCGGGCGATGAGCATTGCGCTCGAGCGGCGCGACCTCGACCTGCCGGACGTGGTCACGCGCGTCGTGCGTCTGTTTGCGCTGCAGGCCCGTGAGCGGGACGTGACGGTCACCCCCGCGATCGCCGAGGGCAACCTCCGTCTGGCGGGGGACCCGACGAAGATCACCTGGGCGCTCTCGAACCTGATCGCCAACGCGCTCCGCTACACGCCGCGCGGCGGGCGGATCACGGTCGAAGCCGGGGCCGCCAACGGCGCCGTGCGCCTCGTGGTCGCCGACACCGGGCCCGGGATCCCCCCCGAGCTGCGGGAGCGGATCTTCGAGCGGTTCGTGCAGGGTGGGGGCGACACCGAGCCGGGCGCCGCCGGCCTCGGGCTCGCCATCGTGCGCGACATCGTGCAGGCTCACGGCGGCCGGGTCTTCGTCGAGAGTGAGGTCGGCCACGGGACGCGCTTCACGATCGAGCTTCCGCGGGGGTGA
- the kdpF gene encoding K(+)-transporting ATPase subunit F: MSASRRAPAMLYAIGGIVTLVLFVYLFAALLKPEWF; this comes from the coding sequence GTGAGCGCCTCTAGGAGGGCCCCGGCCATGCTCTACGCCATCGGTGGCATCGTGACGCTCGTGCTCTTCGTCTACCTCTTTGCTGCACTGCTGAAGCCGGAGTGGTTCTAA